The following are from one region of the Stigmatella ashevillena genome:
- a CDS encoding AraC family transcriptional regulator encodes MLWCPEELGGLELLKATYITHAFAPHSHEGFAIGVIERGVEAFRHRGQMQYAPAGRVVLVNPGEVHTGHGPEEGGWTYRMLYPEPRLLEEAAIELTGDSWGVPFFPVPVVDDPEAAALIRALHASLEQPTSALERQSRLLSALVLLVARHAAPHPGMRPMGTEHEAVRRARDFLEAHPGENITLEQLSRHAGLSVFHLVRVFRRKLGLPPHAYQIELRVRRARELLRQGLPPGHVAATLGFSDQSHLTREFKRRVGLTPSRYAASTRSFKTGRLSAP; translated from the coding sequence GTGCTCTGGTGCCCCGAGGAGCTCGGAGGGCTGGAGCTGCTCAAGGCCACGTACATCACCCATGCCTTCGCGCCTCACAGCCATGAGGGGTTCGCGATAGGCGTCATCGAACGGGGGGTGGAGGCATTCCGTCACCGAGGGCAGATGCAGTACGCCCCGGCGGGCCGCGTCGTCCTGGTGAACCCGGGAGAGGTTCACACCGGGCATGGCCCCGAGGAGGGCGGTTGGACATACCGGATGCTCTACCCGGAGCCCCGGCTGCTGGAAGAGGCCGCCATCGAGCTGACGGGCGACTCCTGGGGCGTTCCCTTCTTTCCTGTGCCCGTGGTGGATGATCCTGAGGCCGCCGCGCTCATTCGTGCCTTGCATGCTTCCCTGGAGCAGCCCACTTCGGCCCTGGAGCGCCAGTCCCGGTTGCTCTCCGCCCTGGTGCTGCTCGTGGCCCGGCATGCGGCGCCTCATCCTGGCATGAGGCCCATGGGGACCGAGCATGAGGCGGTGCGCCGTGCCCGCGACTTCCTGGAGGCCCATCCAGGCGAGAACATCACCCTGGAGCAGCTCTCGCGCCACGCGGGCCTCAGCGTCTTTCACCTCGTCCGGGTGTTCCGCCGGAAGCTGGGCTTGCCGCCCCATGCGTATCAGATCGAGTTGCGGGTGCGCCGTGCCCGGGAGCTGCTGCGGCAAGGGCTGCCTCCGGGCCACGTGGCCGCCACGTTGGGCTTCAGTGATCAGAGCCACCTCACGCGCGAGTTCAAACGCCGCGTCGGGCTGACGCCGAGCCGCTACGCCGCCAGCACAAGATCCTTCAAGACGGGACGCCTCTCCGCTCCTTAG